The Acidobacteriota bacterium genome includes a region encoding these proteins:
- the ccsA gene encoding cytochrome c biogenesis protein CcsA codes for MTRLALLLYAAAAAAYLWHFVYRHPATGRAATALLAAAAVSHTFVLGMHTMLVGHMPFVGSSNAVSAFVWLLGLSYLYTEMTTDERAMGAFVAPLLVVLQIIPTFGAGVVARPALLETPLFVFHVTSLLFSYAAFALACVLGITFLLLFKEIKAKHLGFFYARLPSLQVLDAMNVRAVTIGWVFLTIGVIVGLFWVATARVASPDDARVQAMSVLDPKIFVALVSWCVYSFHLYARRAIGWSGKRSAWLSTLGFAIVLLNLLPVGFFFTRSHNFY; via the coding sequence GTGACCCGTCTCGCCCTGCTGCTCTACGCCGCCGCGGCCGCTGCCTACCTCTGGCACTTCGTGTACCGCCACCCCGCCACCGGCCGGGCGGCGACCGCCCTGCTCGCCGCGGCCGCCGTGAGCCACACGTTCGTGCTGGGCATGCACACGATGCTCGTCGGGCACATGCCCTTCGTCGGGTCGAGCAACGCCGTGTCGGCGTTCGTCTGGCTCCTCGGGCTGAGCTACCTCTACACGGAGATGACGACCGACGAGCGGGCCATGGGGGCGTTTGTCGCCCCGCTGCTGGTCGTGCTGCAGATCATCCCGACGTTCGGGGCCGGCGTCGTGGCACGGCCGGCGCTGCTCGAGACGCCGCTCTTCGTGTTCCACGTGACGTCGCTGCTCTTCAGCTATGCCGCCTTCGCGCTGGCCTGCGTGCTCGGCATCACGTTCCTGCTGCTGTTCAAGGAGATCAAGGCCAAGCACCTCGGGTTCTTCTACGCACGGCTCCCGTCGCTGCAGGTGCTCGACGCGATGAACGTGCGGGCGGTCACCATCGGCTGGGTGTTCCTCACGATCGGCGTGATCGTTGGCCTGTTCTGGGTCGCGACCGCCCGGGTCGCTTCGCCCGACGATGCCAGGGTCCAGGCCATGTCGGTCCTCGACCCCAAGATCTTCGTGGCCCTCGTGTCGTGGTGCGTGTACTCCTTCCACCTGTACGCGAGGCGCGCCATCGGGTGGTCCGGCAAGCGCTCGGCCTGGCTATCGACGCTGGGCTTTGCGATCGTGCTGCTCAATCTGCTTCCCGTGGGCTTCTTCTTCACGCGAAGCCACAACTTCTACTGA
- a CDS encoding VWA domain-containing protein, whose translation MTVRAVSLSLASILVIVAATVGSLAARQQPAFRSGVDVVSLNVTVTDPGSRYITDLEEAEFQVFEDGVKQELLYFNRSRSPIALSILLDTSASMDDKMALVHEAAVGFVARVGDGDIAQVIDFDSRVQILQSFTGDRPALERAIRQTTAGGSTALHNAVYIALKELKKVQVGSPDEIRRQAIVVLSDGEDTSSLVSFEEVLDLAKRSETAIYSIGIRSKDPSAMRGFREAEFVLRQLAQETGGRSFFPSNPNDLSGIYGLIAEELSSQYTLGYTSKNPRRDGMWRRIVVRLTRPDVVARTKQGYYAPTTP comes from the coding sequence ATGACCGTCCGCGCCGTCAGTCTCTCGCTCGCCTCGATCCTGGTCATCGTGGCCGCCACCGTCGGCTCACTGGCCGCCCGCCAGCAGCCAGCCTTCCGGAGCGGTGTCGACGTCGTGTCGTTGAACGTCACGGTGACCGACCCGGGCAGCCGCTACATCACCGACCTCGAGGAAGCCGAGTTCCAGGTGTTCGAGGATGGCGTCAAACAGGAACTGCTCTATTTCAACCGGTCGCGCTCTCCCATCGCTCTCTCGATCCTCCTCGACACGAGCGCCAGCATGGACGACAAGATGGCCCTCGTGCACGAGGCCGCCGTCGGCTTCGTGGCTCGCGTCGGCGACGGCGACATCGCGCAGGTCATCGACTTCGACAGCCGGGTCCAGATCCTCCAGAGCTTCACGGGCGACCGCCCCGCTCTCGAACGCGCCATCCGCCAGACCACCGCCGGCGGGTCGACGGCTCTGCACAACGCGGTCTACATCGCGCTCAAGGAGCTCAAGAAGGTCCAGGTGGGTTCGCCCGACGAGATTCGCCGCCAGGCCATCGTGGTGCTCTCCGATGGCGAGGACACCTCGAGCCTGGTCTCGTTCGAAGAGGTGCTCGATCTCGCCAAGCGTTCCGAGACCGCGATCTACTCGATCGGCATCCGATCGAAGGACCCCTCGGCCATGCGCGGCTTTCGCGAGGCGGAGTTCGTGCTCCGGCAGCTCGCCCAGGAGACGGGGGGACGATCGTTCTTCCCGTCGAACCCGAACGATTTGAGTGGAATTTACGGGCTGATCGCCGAGGAGCTGTCGAGCCAGTACACTCTCGGCTACACTTCGAAGAACCCGCGGCGCGACGGGATGTGGCGCCGCATCGTCGTCCGGCTCACCCGGCCGGACGTGGTGGCCCGCACCAAGCAGGGCTACTACGCGCCGACGACGCCGTAG
- the hemL gene encoding glutamate-1-semialdehyde 2,1-aminomutase: MAAPRRHRLTKSIKLFDRAQKILPGGVDSPVRAFKAVGGSPVFIRRGRGAWLEDVDGHRYVDYMMSWGPLIHGHAPRGLVKALNEATRNGTSFGACSELEVELGERVRRLMPHLERVRFVSSGTEAAMSAARVARAATGRDLIVKFEGCYHGHADAFLVKAGSGALTLGVPTSPGVPKALAAATLTATFNDLDSVERLVGRHKGKVAAVMVEPVAGNMGVVLPTDGFLAGLRAICDAHGALLVFDEVMTGFRVAPGGAQQLFGVRPDLTCLGKIIGGGLPVAAYGGRADLMDLVSPAGPVYQAGTLSGNPLAMTAGLWSLSHLKGALYRHLARVGRDLAAGLADAARDAGVALQVNAIGSMLTPFFTDRPVRDHHSATSADAAAYGRFFQGMLRRGVYLPPSQFEAWFPSAAHGDREIERTLTAARAAFRDLGVRS, from the coding sequence ATGGCCGCACCCAGACGACATCGACTCACGAAGTCCATCAAGCTGTTCGACCGCGCGCAGAAGATCCTCCCCGGAGGCGTCGACAGCCCGGTGAGGGCGTTCAAGGCGGTGGGCGGGTCGCCGGTCTTCATCAGGCGGGGCCGCGGCGCCTGGCTCGAGGACGTCGACGGCCATCGGTACGTCGACTACATGATGTCGTGGGGGCCGCTCATCCACGGCCACGCGCCGCGCGGTCTGGTGAAGGCGCTCAACGAGGCGACCCGCAATGGCACCAGCTTCGGCGCCTGTTCGGAGCTGGAGGTCGAACTCGGCGAGCGCGTGCGGCGGCTCATGCCGCACCTCGAGCGCGTGCGCTTCGTCAGTTCGGGCACCGAGGCGGCGATGAGCGCGGCCCGCGTGGCGCGGGCGGCCACGGGTCGCGACCTGATCGTCAAGTTCGAGGGCTGCTACCACGGGCACGCCGACGCGTTCCTGGTGAAGGCCGGGTCGGGCGCGCTGACGCTCGGCGTGCCGACGAGCCCGGGCGTGCCGAAGGCGCTCGCGGCCGCCACGCTGACGGCGACGTTCAACGACCTCGACTCGGTCGAGCGCCTGGTCGGGCGGCACAAGGGCAAGGTGGCCGCGGTCATGGTCGAGCCCGTCGCGGGCAACATGGGGGTCGTCCTGCCCACTGACGGCTTCCTCGCCGGCCTGCGCGCGATCTGCGATGCTCACGGCGCGCTGCTCGTCTTCGACGAGGTCATGACCGGGTTCCGGGTGGCGCCCGGCGGCGCACAGCAGCTCTTCGGCGTGCGTCCCGACCTGACGTGCCTCGGAAAGATCATCGGCGGCGGGCTGCCGGTCGCGGCCTACGGCGGGCGCGCCGACCTGATGGATCTGGTCTCGCCGGCGGGTCCGGTGTACCAGGCCGGGACCCTGTCGGGCAATCCGCTGGCGATGACCGCCGGCCTGTGGTCGCTCAGCCACCTCAAGGGCGCGCTCTACCGCCATCTTGCGCGGGTCGGCCGAGACCTCGCGGCCGGGCTCGCCGACGCCGCGCGCGACGCCGGGGTCGCCCTGCAGGTCAACGCCATCGGGTCGATGCTCACACCGTTTTTCACCGATCGGCCGGTGCGCGACCACCACTCGGCGACTTCGGCGGATGCTGCGGCCTACGGCCGGTTCTTCCAGGGCATGCTGCGGCGAGGCGTCTACCTGCCGCCGTCGCAGTTCGAGGCGTGGTTCCCCTCGGCGGCGCACGGCGACCGCGAGATCGAGCGCACGCTCACCGCCGCGCGCGCCGCTTTCCGCGACCTCGGGGTCAGGTCCTGA
- the ndhC gene encoding NADH-quinone oxidoreductase subunit A: MLDAYVPILIFLLVAVTFAIVLLWAAWLIGPTRFNKVKLDPYECGIEVTRDPRDRYSVRYYLVAMLFVIFDIETVFLFPWAVMLDELALFGLIEMLVFLGILIVGYVYAWRKGALEWA; encoded by the coding sequence ATGCTCGACGCCTACGTTCCCATTCTCATCTTCCTCCTCGTCGCCGTCACCTTTGCCATCGTGCTGCTGTGGGCGGCCTGGCTCATCGGGCCGACGCGCTTCAACAAGGTCAAGCTCGACCCGTACGAGTGCGGCATCGAGGTGACGCGCGACCCGCGGGACCGGTACAGCGTCCGCTATTACCTCGTCGCCATGCTCTTCGTGATCTTCGACATCGAGACGGTGTTCCTGTTCCCCTGGGCGGTGATGCTCGACGAGTTGGCGCTCTTCGGGCTGATCGAGATGCTGGTGTTCCTCGGGATCCTGATCGTCGGCTACGTCTACGCGTGGCGCAAGGGCGCGCTGGAGTGGGCATGA
- the cobA gene encoding uroporphyrinogen-III C-methyltransferase encodes MHPATVYIVGAGPGDPSLITARGLRFLTEADVVVYDHLVHPRLLRHARPEAERIDVGAAAPQPLAQEAINLLLVEKAREGKRVVRLKWGDPYVFDSGGKEALFLNEQRIPFEVVPGVPAVVANPCYAGVPVTYPGAGDTLTFVRGHEDGTNRPIKVDWDALARLDGSIVCYAGPRQLPDVVDALLTHGRSPKEWAAVVWRGTLPQQSTVHGTLGELQQALRRDDSSREGGILVVGSVVGLREHLRWFDARPLFGKRVLVTRSREQAGELIDLLEDLGAEAIEAPSIRIVPPTDLAAVDEACAAAASFDWIVFTSANGVEHFMRRLLAGPLDVRALRGPRLCAIGPATAERLARYGIKVDLMPIEFRAEAVVEALKATGDLRGRRILLPRADIARELLADELRKAGAEVTEVAAYRTLKASLVESSGRDIYKMLLDGEIHVVMFTSASTVRNFAQAMGQEQAADLLRTTVVACIGPVTAEAAERLDIKTTVMPAEYTISALVEAIVHHFREPARS; translated from the coding sequence ATGCATCCTGCCACCGTGTACATCGTTGGCGCCGGTCCGGGAGATCCCTCACTCATCACGGCGCGTGGGCTCCGGTTCCTGACCGAGGCCGACGTGGTGGTTTACGACCACCTCGTTCATCCGCGCCTGCTCCGCCACGCGCGGCCAGAGGCCGAGCGCATCGATGTCGGCGCGGCCGCCCCGCAGCCGCTGGCACAGGAGGCCATCAACCTGCTGCTCGTCGAGAAGGCACGCGAGGGTAAGCGGGTGGTCCGGCTGAAGTGGGGCGACCCGTACGTCTTCGACAGCGGGGGGAAGGAAGCGCTCTTCCTCAACGAACAGCGGATTCCGTTCGAGGTGGTCCCGGGCGTCCCGGCCGTGGTGGCGAACCCGTGTTACGCGGGCGTACCGGTGACCTATCCCGGGGCGGGCGACACGCTGACGTTCGTTCGAGGGCACGAGGACGGCACCAACCGTCCGATCAAGGTCGACTGGGACGCGCTGGCGCGCCTCGATGGGTCGATCGTCTGTTACGCGGGGCCGAGGCAGCTGCCTGACGTGGTCGATGCGCTCCTGACCCACGGCCGGTCGCCCAAGGAATGGGCGGCCGTCGTCTGGCGGGGCACGTTGCCGCAGCAGTCCACCGTGCACGGCACGCTCGGCGAGCTGCAGCAGGCGCTCAGACGCGACGACTCGTCTCGGGAGGGCGGCATCCTCGTCGTCGGATCCGTCGTCGGTCTCCGCGAGCACCTGCGCTGGTTCGACGCGCGCCCACTCTTCGGCAAGCGCGTCCTCGTGACGAGGTCGCGCGAGCAGGCAGGCGAACTGATCGACCTGCTCGAGGACCTCGGCGCGGAGGCCATCGAGGCCCCGTCGATTCGCATCGTGCCGCCGACCGATCTGGCGGCCGTCGACGAAGCGTGCGCGGCCGCGGCCTCCTTCGACTGGATCGTCTTCACGAGCGCCAATGGCGTCGAGCACTTCATGCGCCGCCTGCTCGCCGGGCCGCTCGACGTGCGGGCGCTGAGAGGACCGCGCCTGTGCGCGATCGGGCCGGCCACCGCCGAGCGCCTGGCCCGATACGGCATCAAGGTCGATCTCATGCCGATCGAGTTCCGGGCCGAGGCCGTGGTCGAGGCGCTCAAGGCGACGGGCGACCTGAGGGGCCGGCGCATCCTGCTGCCGCGGGCCGACATCGCCCGCGAGCTGCTGGCCGACGAGCTGCGGAAGGCCGGGGCCGAGGTGACGGAAGTCGCGGCCTATCGCACGCTGAAGGCGTCGCTCGTCGAGTCGAGCGGCCGTGACATCTACAAGATGCTGCTCGACGGGGAGATCCACGTCGTCATGTTCACGAGCGCGTCCACCGTGCGCAACTTCGCGCAGGCGATGGGCCAGGAGCAGGCCGCCGACCTGCTGCGGACCACGGTCGTCGCCTGCATCGGCCCGGTCACGGCCGAGGCGGCCGAGCGGCTCGACATCAAGACGACGGTGATGCCGGCCGAGTACACCATTTCCGCCCTCGTCGAGGCGATCGTCCACCATTTCCGCGAGCCCGCGCGATCCTGA
- a CDS encoding VWA domain-containing protein translates to MITPRFVPTSAVGVALAAAALLGQPAPATAQSVERTMFVSALDAKGAPVEQLAPSDVMVREDGVAREVLRVRRATTPMQIAVLVDNSAATSPDITNLRDAILRFVKAMAPGNEVSLVAYADRPTILTNPTANLVLLEQGVGRIFAQPNSGGYVLDAILEACRGFVKRGAERPVIVVFATETVEFSHAHADQVIDELKAAGAALHALFLTRGGGGDLSNTELRNRAVVFDRGTRETGGQRVDLLSSMGYTAVAETLAAELSGQFEVVFARPASLIPPSTTTVESASPGLTVRGVLARAPARAPGA, encoded by the coding sequence ATGATCACGCCGCGCTTTGTCCCGACCTCGGCCGTCGGTGTCGCTTTGGCGGCCGCCGCCCTGCTCGGTCAGCCTGCGCCCGCGACCGCCCAGTCGGTCGAGCGCACGATGTTCGTCAGCGCGCTCGACGCGAAGGGCGCACCGGTCGAACAGCTCGCACCCTCCGACGTCATGGTCAGGGAGGACGGCGTCGCCCGCGAGGTCCTGCGCGTCCGGCGGGCGACGACACCCATGCAGATTGCCGTGCTGGTCGACAACAGCGCCGCCACCTCACCCGACATCACCAACCTGCGCGACGCCATCCTGCGCTTCGTGAAGGCCATGGCCCCGGGCAACGAGGTCTCCCTCGTCGCCTACGCCGACCGCCCCACCATCCTCACCAACCCCACGGCGAACCTCGTGCTGCTCGAACAGGGCGTCGGACGGATCTTCGCGCAGCCCAACTCGGGCGGGTACGTTCTCGACGCCATCCTCGAGGCGTGCCGGGGGTTCGTCAAGCGGGGGGCCGAGCGGCCGGTCATCGTGGTGTTCGCCACCGAGACGGTCGAGTTCAGCCACGCCCACGCCGACCAGGTGATCGACGAGCTCAAGGCGGCCGGCGCCGCGTTGCACGCGCTCTTCCTCACCCGCGGCGGCGGGGGCGACCTCTCGAACACCGAACTGCGCAACCGCGCCGTCGTCTTCGACCGCGGCACGCGCGAGACCGGCGGCCAGCGCGTCGACCTGCTGTCGAGCATGGGCTACACGGCTGTCGCGGAGACGCTCGCCGCCGAACTCTCCGGCCAGTTCGAGGTGGTCTTCGCACGGCCGGCGTCGCTCATTCCTCCGTCGACGACGACCGTCGAGTCGGCATCTCCGGGCCTGACCGTGCGCGGGGTGCTGGCCAGGGCGCCTGCGCGGGCGCCGGGGGCCTGA
- the hemB gene encoding porphobilinogen synthase, producing MSVHLDLVRRPRRLRQGAAMRALVRETRLSPDDFLYPLFVCSGEGVRREVPSMPGVFNLSVDEAVLEAEAASREGIRGVLLFGLPDRKDEEGSAAWDPAAPVQQAVVALKREVPDLLVATDVCLCEYTSHGHCGVLEGEQILNDATVTRLVRAAVSHAEAGADLVAPSDMMDGRVGAIRGALDAAGLERVAIMSYAAKYCSAFYGPFRDAAGSAPAFGDRRSHQMDPANVDEALREVALDIEEGADIIMVKPALAYLDVIARVKDAFSHPLAAYHVSGEYAMLKAAAGHGWIDEPRAMLETLTGIRRAGADIIITYYAREAARAL from the coding sequence ATGTCCGTTCACCTCGATCTCGTACGACGGCCGCGACGGCTGCGGCAGGGTGCAGCGATGCGGGCGCTCGTGCGCGAGACCCGACTCTCCCCCGACGATTTCCTGTACCCGCTGTTCGTCTGCAGCGGTGAAGGCGTCCGGCGCGAGGTGCCCTCGATGCCCGGCGTCTTCAACCTCTCGGTCGACGAGGCCGTGCTCGAAGCGGAGGCCGCCTCGAGGGAGGGCATTCGCGGCGTGCTGCTGTTCGGTCTTCCCGATCGGAAGGACGAAGAGGGGTCGGCGGCCTGGGACCCGGCGGCTCCGGTGCAGCAGGCGGTGGTGGCGCTCAAGCGCGAGGTGCCCGACCTGCTCGTCGCGACCGACGTCTGCCTGTGCGAGTACACGTCGCACGGCCACTGCGGCGTGCTCGAGGGCGAACAGATCCTCAACGACGCCACCGTGACGCGTCTCGTCCGCGCTGCCGTGTCCCACGCGGAGGCCGGGGCCGATCTCGTCGCGCCGTCCGACATGATGGACGGCCGGGTCGGCGCCATCCGCGGGGCCCTCGATGCGGCGGGCCTCGAACGGGTCGCGATCATGTCGTACGCGGCCAAGTACTGCTCGGCCTTCTACGGACCGTTCCGCGATGCCGCGGGGTCGGCGCCGGCGTTCGGCGATCGACGCTCGCACCAGATGGACCCGGCCAACGTCGACGAGGCGCTTCGCGAGGTCGCGCTCGACATCGAGGAGGGCGCCGACATCATCATGGTCAAGCCTGCGCTGGCGTACCTCGACGTGATCGCGCGCGTGAAAGACGCTTTCAGCCATCCGCTGGCCGCCTACCACGTCAGCGGCGAGTACGCGATGCTCAAGGCTGCGGCGGGCCACGGCTGGATCGACGAGCCGCGCGCGATGCTCGAGACCCTGACGGGGATCAGGCGCGCCGGCGCCGACATCATCATCACCTACTATGCGCGCGAGGCCGCGCGCGCGCTGTAG
- a CDS encoding NADH-quinone oxidoreductase subunit C, with protein MTSEPPAPPAPGGAGAAKPAPAKPAAKAEAKAPPAPPLPPDPPPPDDQPRPDWLAALESALPGAVSQLVFFVGDWTLVTTTDRLLDLLRWLRDAEGARFDFLSDLTATDWPARADRFDVVYCLYSVRRRDRVRVKVRVADGGHVPSVTALWPAANWFEREVFDMFGVRFAGHPDLRRILMPDQWEGHPQRKDYPLEGPGELLLENPVDWLKVRQQTTGADFE; from the coding sequence ATGACCTCCGAACCTCCGGCGCCACCGGCGCCCGGCGGAGCGGGCGCCGCCAAGCCAGCGCCCGCCAAACCTGCCGCCAAGGCCGAGGCGAAGGCGCCGCCGGCGCCGCCGTTGCCGCCCGATCCTCCGCCCCCGGACGACCAGCCGCGGCCCGACTGGCTCGCGGCGCTCGAGTCGGCGCTGCCCGGGGCGGTGTCGCAGCTCGTGTTCTTCGTCGGCGACTGGACGCTCGTGACGACGACGGATCGGCTGCTCGATCTGCTGCGGTGGCTGCGCGACGCCGAGGGGGCCCGGTTCGACTTCCTGTCGGATCTGACCGCCACCGACTGGCCGGCGCGGGCGGATCGCTTCGACGTGGTCTACTGCCTGTATTCCGTCCGGCGGCGCGACCGCGTCCGGGTCAAGGTCAGGGTGGCCGACGGCGGCCACGTGCCGTCGGTGACGGCTCTGTGGCCGGCGGCCAACTGGTTCGAACGCGAGGTGTTCGACATGTTCGGCGTGCGCTTTGCCGGGCATCCCGATTTGCGGCGCATCCTGATGCCCGATCAGTGGGAGGGACACCCGCAGCGCAAGGACTACCCGCTCGAGGGTCCGGGCGAGCTGCTGCTCGAGAATCCGGTCGACTGGCTCAAGGTGCGCCAGCAGACCACCGGGGCCGATTTCGAGTGA
- the hemA gene encoding glutamyl-tRNA reductase produces MRLLLVGVSHHTAPVEIREQVAFSKAKLPYALAALARASATGEAVVLSTCNRAEVYTTADDVSMGRQALAGFLSQFHEVSLEQLDPHLYSQADGDAVRHLFRVAAGLDSLVVGEPQILGQVKDAYQAASDARTTGPTLNKLFHWSFAVGKRVRSETGLGEGAVSVSFAAVSLAKKIFGQLEGRPVLLVGAGEMSKLTAQHLQAQAAGPITIVSRTVEHAQALADDLGGVATVAAGWSEIDRLLAAADIVITATGAPVPVLTRARIEHARRTRRGAPLFLIDIAVPRDVEPSAGELDEVFLYDIDDLLGVVAENVSRRSGQVASAEAVVDEETARFLAWLRAREAVPTVVALRERFEAIRKAELDRLAPRLSTLTPEAKARVDEITRLIVEKLLLTPTEQLKALGDHDSVVAHSEALNRLFSLAMQEMRAGRSTGPSGTPPGDEGAPR; encoded by the coding sequence ATGCGCCTGCTGCTCGTCGGCGTCAGCCACCACACGGCTCCCGTGGAGATTCGCGAGCAGGTGGCCTTCTCGAAGGCCAAGCTGCCCTACGCGCTCGCCGCGCTCGCCCGCGCGTCGGCGACGGGCGAGGCGGTGGTGCTCTCGACCTGCAACCGGGCCGAGGTCTACACGACGGCCGACGACGTCTCGATGGGCCGGCAGGCGCTCGCCGGTTTCCTCAGCCAGTTCCACGAGGTCTCGCTCGAACAGCTGGACCCTCACCTGTACTCGCAGGCCGACGGCGACGCGGTCCGGCACCTGTTCCGCGTCGCGGCCGGGCTCGACTCGCTCGTGGTGGGCGAACCGCAGATCCTCGGCCAGGTGAAGGACGCCTACCAGGCCGCCAGTGACGCGCGGACGACTGGCCCGACGCTGAACAAGCTCTTCCACTGGTCGTTCGCCGTGGGCAAACGGGTCCGGAGCGAAACCGGGCTCGGCGAGGGCGCCGTCTCGGTCAGCTTCGCGGCCGTCTCGTTGGCCAAGAAGATCTTCGGCCAGCTCGAGGGGCGACCCGTGCTGCTCGTCGGCGCGGGTGAGATGTCGAAGCTGACCGCCCAGCACCTGCAGGCGCAGGCGGCTGGGCCGATCACCATCGTGAGCCGGACGGTCGAGCACGCGCAGGCGCTGGCCGACGACCTCGGCGGCGTGGCGACGGTGGCCGCGGGGTGGAGCGAGATCGACCGGCTGCTCGCCGCGGCCGACATCGTGATCACCGCCACCGGGGCGCCGGTGCCGGTGCTGACGCGCGCCCGGATCGAGCACGCGCGCCGCACCCGCCGGGGCGCGCCGCTCTTCCTGATCGACATCGCGGTCCCCCGCGACGTCGAGCCCTCGGCGGGCGAACTCGACGAGGTGTTCCTCTACGACATCGACGACCTGCTGGGCGTCGTGGCCGAGAACGTGTCGCGGCGCAGCGGGCAGGTCGCGTCGGCCGAGGCCGTGGTCGACGAAGAGACCGCCCGGTTCCTCGCCTGGCTGCGCGCCCGCGAGGCGGTCCCCACGGTCGTGGCGCTGCGCGAACGCTTCGAGGCCATCCGCAAGGCTGAACTCGATCGCCTGGCGCCACGGCTCTCGACGCTCACGCCCGAAGCGAAGGCCCGAGTCGACGAGATCACGCGGCTCATCGTGGAGAAGCTCCTGCTGACACCGACCGAGCAGCTGAAGGCGCTCGGCGACCACGACTCCGTCGTCGCGCACTCGGAAGCGCTCAACCGTCTGTTCAGCCTCGCCATGCAGGAGATGCGCGCGGGCCGATCGACCGGCCCGAGCGGCACTCCCCCCGGCGACGAAGGAGCCCCCCGGTGA
- the hemC gene encoding hydroxymethylbilane synthase, whose product MDRPERHSPRRRRSPPVTRLRLGTRGSQLALWQARTVAGRLEEAGVATCEIVVIKTSGDRLSEANLSAIGGKRLFVKEIEDALLGGTVDIAVHSAKDMPAMLPSGLAIAAVLEREDPRDAVVLAAGVPGRLDARVPLVEGLDGVRRVGTSSIRRTAQLRRALPAATFLPVRGNLDTRLRKLDEGQFDAIVLATAGLKRLGFSERISARLPLDVCVPAPGQGIVAVETREDDDRALAAVGAVCDGPSLQALLAERALVEALGGGCQMPIGAIAVHDGDRLVLSAVVVAPDGAALVSAADRDHPSSAASLGRRVAGRLLDEGAAAILDAVRSPSPSASHEGD is encoded by the coding sequence ATCGACCGGCCCGAGCGGCACTCCCCCCGGCGACGAAGGAGCCCCCCGGTGACGCGGCTGCGTCTCGGCACGCGCGGCAGCCAGCTGGCGCTGTGGCAGGCCCGCACGGTGGCCGGTCGGCTCGAGGAGGCCGGCGTCGCGACCTGCGAGATCGTCGTCATCAAGACCTCGGGCGATCGACTTTCGGAGGCCAACCTGTCGGCCATCGGGGGCAAGCGGCTGTTCGTCAAGGAAATCGAGGACGCGCTGCTCGGCGGAACGGTCGACATCGCGGTCCACAGCGCGAAGGACATGCCGGCGATGCTGCCCTCTGGACTCGCGATTGCCGCGGTGCTCGAGCGCGAAGATCCGCGCGATGCGGTCGTGCTGGCCGCCGGCGTGCCGGGCCGGCTGGACGCTCGCGTGCCACTCGTCGAGGGGCTCGACGGCGTGAGGCGGGTCGGCACGAGCAGCATCCGGCGCACGGCGCAGCTCCGGCGGGCGCTGCCGGCGGCCACGTTCCTGCCCGTCCGCGGCAACCTCGACACGCGGCTGCGCAAACTCGACGAGGGTCAGTTCGATGCCATCGTGCTCGCGACGGCAGGCCTGAAGCGGCTCGGGTTCTCCGAGCGCATCTCCGCGCGGCTGCCGCTCGACGTGTGCGTCCCGGCACCCGGCCAGGGGATCGTCGCCGTCGAGACCCGCGAGGACGATGACCGGGCGCTCGCCGCGGTCGGCGCCGTGTGCGACGGTCCGTCGCTTCAGGCGCTCTTGGCCGAGCGTGCCCTGGTCGAAGCGCTGGGTGGCGGGTGTCAGATGCCGATTGGCGCCATCGCCGTCCACGACGGGGACCGCCTCGTCCTCTCGGCCGTCGTCGTGGCGCCCGATGGCGCGGCACTCGTCAGCGCCGCAGATCGCGATCACCCCTCGAGCGCGGCGTCGCTCGGCCGGCGGGTCGCCGGACGCCTGCTCGACGAGGGGGCGGCGGCGATTCTCGACGCGGTCCGCAGCCCGTCGCCGAGTGCGTCTCACGAGGGCGACTGA